ATGGGGCTGATGCAGGGACCAGCCATGCAGAGGGGTCACAGATCTGACAGCAAGAGACAGTGTCGTCCAGCAATAACAAATGCTGCAACAGGAGAAATATTCTTGGAACAACAGCTATCTGCTTTGCCTGGAACCTGCCACACTTAGAGACCAGCTGATATTTCACCTGCAGAGTGTGTACACAGCACAGTGGGAGCCCTGCGCTGCCAGGGATGCAGCAGTGACTCTGCCCCATCCTGAACCCCCACAGCTCCACTGGGGGGAGAAGCCGGAGCGATGGACGCAGTGCAAGGCCCAGACTCCAACACACCTGGCACGAAGTGCTCCCTGCATTAAAGCCTTTAGCACCGTCACAAGGCAAACAGACCTTAACAGAAAGGTATGCATGGGCATGTCTGGGCATCCAGGTGCTATTGCAGCCTGACGAGGCAGCTAAATGCCTTTGGAGAGGTTGTCGCGTGGCAGCGGAGGGCACTGGAGTTGAAGCAAGGAcaagcagccagcactgctggcaggagcaggaagaaccccacactgccctgcactgctcatCCGGACATGGAAGCTCCATGAGgacacagggctgctctcaccCTCCTGCTCTCATTAGATGACGCTGTGCTCTGTCACAGCCTTTGATCTCTGTGGGCACTGGGAGGCgtgcaggagggagggagcatcTCTTTGGTCCTTCCAGCTCCAGTAATGACATCCTTCCACAATCGTGGGAGAAGAAAGCACTTGGAGGATGATTGAGCCAAGCTCCTGAAAGACAGCTTTAAATAAACTAATTAGCAGGCTGCCTTCATTCCTGGATTTAGCAACACTTCAGTGCAAATTAAAGGTGATGAGCAGCATCTGAGCTGAGCCATGTGCGAGCCTCGCAGTGCTGGGCACTCCTCACACCCCTGTGGACGTTggatgctctgcagctgcagggtgACAGCCATAGGAAGGGTTGGTGCCACCACCAGCCAAGGGAGATGCTTGGAAAACACACAGAGTGCTgctgacagcatttctgcacGTGGgcaaaggagaaacaaagccAACACAGCCAGGGTGCACTCACAGGAGGGAAGCTGGGATGAAATGTGCATTGGATTTTATGAGCATATCTCAACCCTGATGGTGCCACTCAGCCACAGCCACTGCCAGGCACCAACaggagccccccagcccccagcagctgTAAAACCTGATGAACTTGGACAGAAGCTGAGCAGTTTTGTGACacccaggaaggcagcagagcccagactgtgcagggctgcaggagggagggtTGGAGCAGCTCTTAAAGGGCTCCTGTGTCCTTGGGGGTGATGGGCACAAGGTCAGTGAATGCTGCAGATGCTCTCCacaattttttccccacaattaGCAACAATTAGCAAGCTAATCAGTGGGAGCGACTGGGGCAAGGCTTTGAATAATCCCTGTGCGTGTCACTAAAGTGCATGTAAATCCTTGTGAGCCCTCACCTAAAGCCCATTGAAGGTAGCAGGGAGCCACATAAACTGAAGGGATTGGGCTCAGGCTCTGCTGGGGGCAGCtgagagctctgtgctccccagctAAGCAGCTCATCTCCTGCAGGGGGATCACAGCCaccacccagcccacagcagggagttaAGATAGGcaagaggagggagaaaaggtGAATTTAAACAGATTTCACTACTGCCTTCATAGCAAGtcttgtgtttttaatgaagagATCCACACCATGCATGCCTCTGCAAAGCACAACTGCTGCCAAGTACCTGCACatccagctcagctctgccagggAAGTGAAACCGCATTCTCAGTGCTTAGGAACCATGGAATGAGCCCAGAGGAAAAGCTGCCCTCACCGAGATCAGATACACCAGCTTTAACTAACAGTCCTTAGAATTAGGGACAAAGCACCTCCCAGTTAACACTGCAAGCTTCATGCCCATCGTAGCACACAGAACGCAATGCAATAGAACACTGCCAGCGGTGACTAATCCAAAGAGAAATCAAAcacttgaaattaaaaaactTTATTTGAAGATTCATAAAACAGCTCTGTGAAAGACCAACATTCCCAAGACACTATGACAGGATATCACCTACTGTtagaaaactaacaaaaattACAATTCTACTAATAAAAGCATACATTTACAGACCAAACATTTGACTTCCAACACCAAGAAGTAAATGGGTTTGAGAGTCAGACTAATAGCACCAACACCGGTGATCACAACCctcacagctcccagcctggCCTTGCCATCACTGACTGTGCCACGAAGGTTAGTCAGGCAAATCAGGCCTGTGAGCACTGAGGAGTTTATACAATGGAATACCACACCTGCATTCTTTTTACATTCCACTGATGCAAACAGCAAGCCAGAAACACTAAAGAGCCTCCAATAAACTCCAATCTTCCatttcagtacaagaaagattTCAGAACTTAGAAATGGCAGCTCCATATTCAACACACAACTTTATTCACTTTATGTTCCCACAGTCTGTGCAATAGAGGACATATGTGCAATAGAAAGATGTGAAGAACAAGATGCAGAAGTGGAGAGCGCTATAAGGACCTGACGAGCCCCTcctggtgcagcagcacagccttacACTGCTTTGCGGTGGTACTCAGGAGGGGCCACTTCGTAGTCGCTGGCACTGAACAATGCGGAGGAATTCTTTGCTAAGTACCTAGGAAAGATGGTACAGAGGTTAAGATTCCATTCCCAAGGTGTTATTTAGTATCGCAAATGAATAATTAGATGTTTATTGAAATCACATTGTGCGATTCCAAGAGCACAAACTGACATAACTACTAGAAAGAGTCAGCTGGCCAAAGCAATTAAGGATCTGACAGCTCGTGCCAAAAATCAATTCCAAACAAGCTGCTGTCAAGAGCTCTTGGCTCCAAGCAAGCACAGGGAGGTGAAGATTAACAGGATAAAACAGTTGACATTGGAGGTCCAGTCAGCTGCTACAGCAGGAACCAGCTCCTGCCAGTAGTTGTGAGGCAGGGACAGGACAGCTGTCAGCGCACACATGGTGACAGCCACGTGAGCCACAACAAGACAAGCACTGCATGGCGTTactctgcatgtgtgtgtgcagggaccTCTGGTCAATGCACTGGCTTCAcctttccatctctgctgctgacagtACTTCAGCACTTGCCTTTACTTCAACATCCACAGAATGACTGCTAACTTCAGGGTTACTCCAAGACAACTCAGACCAGGCTGACTCAGTTCCAGCCTTCCTACAGGGCAATACATGTTTTGGAAGTGCTGAGGATTTCCTTTCAACTTCCAATAGCTTTCTCAATCACAAAGAGGTACGTTAACATTTACTGGCAAACAGCTCAATGGTTTGTTACCCCCAATAATTCACAAATCAGTGTTTCCACCACACACTACAATAGGTCACACTACAGTAGTCCACTTactctgttttcttgctgaaagGTTTGAGAAAGTACTTACTTTAAGAAGTCATGCAAATAGTTTAACAGCAAAGCCAGACTCTTCTCATCAAGAGGCGTGTAAGCAAGCATAGCTCCAATCCGAACTGTTTCAAAACAAGTACTTGAGTTATAAAAAAACATGTCTAAAAGTATTACAGTAAGTCTGAACCTACACTAGCATAGAGAGCCTAGAAATCCATTCCCATATACACAAGCTAACCAGAAATGTCCATAACAAATCCTGGGATGACTGAACATAAGGCATAATAAAAGAAGTTGCAGGCTGTGGAATCTGCCTCTCTAATCTCTGCAGTTCACACACACTGCGACTCAAAGACAGGAGAAGGACGCATTCAGATGCTCTTAACCACTGTTAAATCTCTAGGTGATACTCACCAAATAGCCTCAACAGATGTGGGGCACCATAGACTTGAGACATAGGAGCATCTGGATGATCTGCTAAGATTTCAGCATACTGGGGCCTCTCAAACTTGTACAGCAGCTGCGTTCCCAGCATGACATTGAAGTATTCTTTTATTCCAGCTACAACTTCATTGACTGCATACTCCCTGgtaaacacagaaaacattcaagCCTTGTTCTTACGCCTGGACACAGTGTTAAATTTGACAGGTTTAACAAACCAAAATTCTGAAGATCTTTTACAAAGCTTGAGATTTTTCCAGGAAATCTGTTTGCAGACCTTGAAATGCGGAATTCCTCACAGCCGTGCATTTCCAGCCCTCTTTTAGAAACAGCTTTTAACACAAAGAATTGATGTAAACCAAAAAGCACCTTGCTTAGAGTCACCTACTCGAGTTAGCTTGACTCAGCAGTCATTCAAAGCAACAGTAGACTCCTGTTCACTGGGTGACAATGGGTAGAGAACCACCGAGGTGGCTTCAACAGCTTCCTTTAGGAAAAAGTGCCAGGGAAGGGGCAGAACGCAGGGAGAGAGCAAATGTTCTGGATGTAGGACTGTGTTCTTGAATGGTGTCCTTGAAGGCCTGGACCACCTAGGTCTCAAATaccaggctgagcacagcactgaggtaTGATTAACAACTCTGCAAGTTTCTTCATGAACGAGACATCCAACAACAACGAGACAACACTGAGATCTGAACTGAGATCTGAACTGACTGCTACTTACTTGTTATCAGTATTTCCTCGAGATTTCTTGTAGTTTGCGTAATCCTCTAAAATAGAGTCAACGTTCTTCTTGGCAGGAAGATAGAAGAGCTGTGGAAGACACAAAACCGAAAATACAAACTGACAAACTTAAACTGATAGACATACAGATATTCTGGAATAAAATTAACAAGTCAGTGTGTAAAGCATTGCTAAAACTCCAGCTGGTTCAGTGGTACACATCAAGACACCTAACAGCAGCCACATTCATGttctcattttgcatttctgcaacTTAAAATCAACCTGAAGATGAACTATTAAAGCAACCCAAGAATCAAAGGtaagcagcaaagcagacagatgTCAGCACACCTGCCTACACCAGGCCACAGACCACGCCTgtacaagcagcagcagcctggactactatttttcttgctttgcttcctgcatCCAGTTCAGCACCCAGGACTGGTAGCAAACAAACCTGCTGGGCACCTGCTGGGACCAATAATAATGAACAGTTTTCAGCAACACTTAGTACAACTGGCAAGAAGAATGCAAAGTCATTTCACTTACTAACAAGCTcctgaaaaaatattacatttcttACAATGGAAGACAGTTTATTTTAGGCAAAACTGCTCTATCAGGAGTCTTTATACAGATCCAGCTTGGCAGCACAGCTAAAAATCACTATTCTAAGACCATATTTAGTCAGAGCTGTAGATGCTTCAGTTGCTTTCTGAATGAGTGATGCATAAACAAGACAGGACAGAACATCACCTGTAATGCTCATACAGACTAATTCTGTCACCTAAGCAAACTTTTCAAGGCATTCCAATAGGCCAAACACGCTTAGAGGAACATCACAAAACTTGTAATTACTTGACATTGAGCTTATGCCCAATTAGACTGATTACAGTCTACAAACTTGCACACAATTCTGCTGCACAGTCCAACTCACAGATGACCTTCAGGTAAAATCCAATTGCAACCAGAACTGTCAAGTAAGGCTTCTGTCAAACTCTATGAGGGATTTTGCTGCACTGCACTCAAGTGAGATATGAATTCTAAAATTACCTGTTTTTGCCTGGTGATCAAGTCCCAGTCATCTACCAGCCACGGTTTCAACTCTTCTGGGATTTTCACCTTTACTTCAACTCTGTTCATAAATGTTTcttcctggggaaaaaagaaagtggatTCACACTAATTACTTTCAGATAACCAATTGAGATAAGGCACTCATCCCATCCTTTCCACAAAGGAAATACACTACAGGAGTAAAGAACTGCTAAGTCATCTCTTGGGGGAGCAGGGAAATAGCTCAGGTTTTAAGGCCACCTGGCAGGCCTAGCATTTCAAGAAGCTGTAACAATTCACACCGCCATACTGCAGGATAAAGCActgctgtctgtgtttctgagcAAAGCAGCTCTTCTGTTCCCCATCAAAAATCCTGTAGGAGAATCATACACACATACACTTTCCACTGTTGGATCTACTCGTGCCCTTTTCTTCCTAGGAGGCTGAGGagtctcactgctgctgctcccttctccaATTCCAGGAGCtgtacagaagagaaacagtgtGCTGTGTAAGAAGTCTGGTAAGGCCATaagaaatagcaataaaaaaaaaggaacttttgGAACCAACAACTCAGCTATGCAGACATGTCCCATCCCAGTATGAAAACTGAGGTTTGACTTAATAGTGAGAATTATTTCAGCAGATCAATGGGAATACCATTCTATTTCCAAGGGGTCTAAATCATGACAGACTGGAAGAGTCCATGTACAAAGCAGCAAATTATACAGTCCTGTTTTATTAACTAGCAAATAATACAGAAGAGACACCTGAAGTCCAGGAGAAGCACCATAAGTTGACAGGAACTAAACTCAGTGGGGGCAGATTTAAGGTCTTATTCCAGCTAAGAATCCTTCCCTAACAAAGTATATCCACTTACACACACAATAAAGATGTACTTacttttctgcttgttcttttttgttttcctgcaagaAGAACACAAATTATtgcaaacataaaaatgaaagtactgAACGAATTGAAAGCCAGAAGTACAGTAAGTTCAGATCCACAAACACTCAGGGGCCTACAAAgaatttagaaaacaacaaaaggagaTTATTTACCACCATAATACTGATGCTTCAAGATTCCTGTGGAACAAAGGGTGGTGTTCTCTTTTTGGGGATTAATTCAACTCAAATCTACAGAAGACAGGCCATGAGTAGTTCCAAAAAACAAGCATCTTAAAGCACTCCTAGCCATCATTACCCAGGAACATTCACCAATGCTTCGTATTTCCCAAATGCTTGTAGAGGTgctatttcagcatttcagagatCTCTCAAAGACAGAACAAAGGACAAGGGAACATCAGACAGCTCAGCCAACTGACTGTCCTGCAGAGTACTGGAAGAATGATTTCACCGCTTCAGCAGCACCATCAGAATTCATTGTGTGCATCAAATTGCATGGACTGCCTATCATGGCATCAAAGTTCAGGGGAGATCACAATTGAGATCACAATGCCTCTCACTCGTAACATCTGGAACAACACTGAATAGCAGCGTCCCTAATATTTATCTTCTTCCAGATGCTGCTCCCAAAATGTGCTGTACATACTTCAAACTTCCCCCAGTCCTCATTTGTATTCCAAACTGAGGGTCATACTGAGAAACTTACGTGCAAACATTTTACAGACACCTGCCATGCAATGCCTGCTATATGCAAATATTCAGATAAGTCCAGAGatattagaaacaaaaattaaattgcCCTAGCaggttttcattatttgaaCTTGGTATATTcactgattttattcatttactaAGAAAATTGGAACTAAGAGCATTACCAGCCTTGTTCCCATTTGTTTATTATTAACAGGAGTCCAATTAAACCCctcagaaagtaaaagaaattcTGCGTGCCAGATCCCAGATGATGAGATAAAGCTTTGTAGCAGcacattattatttctttggaaGCTCATCACCACGTGAAGTGACACTTGTGTGTCTTTCCTTCCAAACCTACAGTGAACAAGCAAAAATGGAGTTCAGAAAATTGCTGTCAGGATAGAAAACAGTTTTAGAGCGTCAGCCTAGCAGAGTCTTAGCAAAGAGGTGTAGGCAGGCCACATAAAATACTCTAAGAATGACCATAATAAAGACGGTGAACTACAGCTGAGCTACAAAATCACTGAGTCTAGCATAAATCCACACTGGGCAGTTGCTTGTACTCTCCCAcctctttctttatttcctgaTTCTTTATATTTCAAGGTATACACCTTTGCAGCAAGTCAAAGCAGCCATCTGTTTGCAGTCTAAAAGACAAATCTCAgttagcaaacaaacaaaaatctcaggTTAGAGACAAAGCATTGGCACTTGGCAGACCTTCAGCAGCTGGTCCAGAATAACTCTTCACTAGGTTAGAACAGCTGTGCAAgacaaaatgcttctgttgtGTGGAGGAATGTAAGCATGCAGTGCACTCAGTACCCAGGAGAGAGATGTATTTGTATACAGATGGTGCAGACAGCCTTACTGAGAGAACCTGGAACCTAGGAGGTGCAGCACATCTTAAGCAGACTCAATGAGACACACAGCTGAGAACACCATATATGTTCCTTGTGATGGCAGACAACAATCTCCTGCAAGGGAATTCAAGTCCTGAAGTGatacaaaaaatgaaatacagctaGCACAGATAAAACACATCTTTTTGTGCCACTACACGCATTATCAACAAGCCCAAGAACACAGTCACAGCAGCATGAGATCTTTGACTGATTTCACATTCAAAGTACAGCCTGTCTGCAAGTTTACATACACCTCAGAATGGCATTTCCATGTAGAATTAACCAACATCAAAACTAAGAAGCAACACGGAACTGCCAGGGAAGTTCCTGCAGAAAGCTTTAATTAAGACTAATCTCAGAGAACCACCAGGTACTAAAGACCTCACAGATCAAACATGAAGGACAAGTCCTACTATAATCAGACATTACCTCCCCAGAGCAGGAAGGTCAGCAATCAGAGTTCTGGGAGGAAGGTAACCcagacctcactgcagcatttTGGTTAAGCCAAATGAGGACAGGCACCTACATGCACAACACTCCAATATTAGCGATCAAAAAATGACATGCAACTAGAAAGCCAAAAATTAAGTGAAGATGCTGACACTACAAGATCTGAAATCGCACAGAAACAAGATGATCAGCAGGAAATGAATACAACTACAGCTTACAGAGCAGCTCAATGCAATGAAGTACTGTAAATCAAGGCTGAGACTCAGAAGGAAAGTAAGTAGGCCATGCATAACACTGAACTTTCAAGTGCAATATCTAAAACAAGATGGTTTTCACAAACAAATTGTGAGACTAAGGAGGGTGCCAAAGAACGTATGCTGAAAGCCTGCACCTCACCCTTCAGAACACCCATCAGAACAAAGACACTCCATGTACTTGTCAAACCCCTCAGACATCACCTCAAGTAGCTAGTAGTGTTAGCACAGAAGAGTGGGCATCAGTGCTCAGATCCCTGAAACAGCGTCTTCTGGAGTTACGTCAgtagaaaacaacagcagcctACACAGACTAAAGACATCAGGGGAAACAAGACATTGGAAGGTTTACATACTTCACAAGTGATGGGAGTCTGTGACCACCTAGTTTAAAGTTCGGTGGACAACTACAAGAGCTTTACTTTCCCCAAATCCTCACGAGCCTCCCTACAATAGCTGGTTAAGACACAAGTAGCAGAATGAAGGTAGGCTACTACTTGGGTCTCAGGGATTTGAGCCTGAAGACATTTGTGAGCACCACAAAAAGATGAACGGGGTGCCAGTTTGCTCACAACACAATGACAAAGATGCAGCtgagctgtaaaataaataaataaaatcttgaaGTCTCTCCAAATATGAGGCAATTAGTAATAAGaacttaaatgaaaataatcaagTATGGAAAATACGTATGTTGAAAAGAGCCTGGCAGCTTCCACTGCTCAAGCAGCTCGTTCACTGAATTGCTCTGAGGAACAGCACTCCTATCGAAACTCAATTACAGCATCCAACACTATCAGGAAAAGGACAAAACCCACGTTAGAATTGTGTGTATCTTCTGTGCACAGTCAACAACCTGAGCTTAGAGGGCACACAAAGCTAGAAGAGGTTACGAGAACAAGAGTAACCATCGggcaagaaagaagagcagaaatattGTAGGGTTATTATTAGAGATAAAGGATGAAGATGGAAGAACTAATTATTCTTTCCTCATAAAAGAAATGGACTGTAAAACCCAAGTGGGACGCatcaaaaaagacagaagagtcaccctccttccttcctccccaacTCAGCACATCACTCAATTGGAGGGAGAAGCATTCTGCCATTGAATGTTGTAGATGCCAGAAGCCCAAATGCTTCGAAAGTTCTGAGTATAGAAGAGTCCTAGATCCATCACATGGATACAGCCTCCAGCTCTGAAGCTCCTTAGTTACAGAATGATAGATGCAGAAGTGGTATTTTTTGGTAGAAAAGCATCATTTGACTCACTTGAGGACTGTCCCTAAGTACCTCGCTAGTGACTaccaggcagcagagcaggttAGGAATACCCCCAGCTGGAGCTCACATTCATTACAGTATTGCTACAGCTCCAAACAACTGGCATGTAGACAGTGGTTGTAAGCTATGTGGAACCTAGAGGACTTATAGAGTAGCTTCTTCAAGAGCTACTAGCCATGCCAGTGATAGTAAAGGATGCTGGAGAAGACATGCAGCCAGAGCTGCATGTGACATTTTCAGCTTAAGAACTAGACAACAACTTCCATGTTTAAGTtgaaacactgttttgaaaGCATCTCAGATGAGACTGCTTGTAAATGCCTCATTAAGAAAGCCCAGAAGCTCTTCTCAAATTTGTTgtcagtgccacatcttcacTCCAATATTTTAGGCTGCCCTTCTTACTTCCTAAGCACAGGCTAACAGCTTACTTGTTTTTACATGATAATCATATTATGCTCATCAAAAATAGCATAAATTCTTAGCAGCTGTTATTCAACAGTGCCATACATAAAGCAGTGTGAGGAAGCCAGCATCTGTAGtgttgttctttgcttttcaaagctCACTATAACCATACAAATGCTTATGCTTTTCTAGTTAGTATAAAACAATTGACTCATTTCAAAACAACTGTGtacaaacagcatttcatgCATATTTCTATTTGATTAAATATTGCTTATTAATAGccttaaaagcattttcagctcATTGCTGCAATTTACAGAAACAGTTACTGTGAATGGATTTGAGCCATTGACAAAAACATAGCAGATTAAAAAGTCCTCACATTTGTAACAGCGTTGGttgccccagcccagctctctgGACTTACAGAACAGCGTTGTTTGTACTGATTTCCATGGCTCCAGGCTCCAGTAAGCATGCAGAGCAACTGTAAACTTCTAGAACCAGGCAGTTTTAAAGCTGACATCATAAATTTTAACTAGCAGATGCCAAATACATTTGACTACCCATGGCATACCCTTCCCCAACTGAAGATGTGGGCATTTCAGAGAAGCTAAAAACCATTAGTCCACACCAGCTTTAACAATGAAAGAACAACATAGGGCAGCACTTAGAATTGTTAAGTCAATTGCTACCAAAGCTTACATTATTACAACTGAAGACTTTAAGAGTCTCTAAAAGAAATCTATGAAAGCAAGGAGGTTTGGATTTCAGGATGAAAATCCTGGTTTGACAATCCATCCTTAACTCACCGCGTCGATATGGTAGGGGTCTCCAAACAGCAAACAGTATGCGCTCCATCTCGTCTGAAAAATCTAGGCACAATGGGGGTTGAGTTAAGGAAAGAATGTCAGACCCAGCGCTCAGCCTTTACGAGAATCTATTTCAGATTCAAAAATGTACCTTCTTAGCAGCATGTTATAGATTTACTGAGCATTCCTGGAGGATAAGTTGTTCTTACACTATTATCTCCTTTTCACTACTGTTTGGCTGAGGAATAAATTACATGATGCAAGTTCTCTCCCCTTGTTCAATCCTCCAAGAATGCTACAAAAGGTAACTTTTGAGGCCAATTCGGTAGACAGCATTACCCTCTT
The window above is part of the Coturnix japonica isolate 7356 chromosome 10, Coturnix japonica 2.1, whole genome shotgun sequence genome. Proteins encoded here:
- the MORF4L1 gene encoding mortality factor 4-like protein 1 isoform X3, coding for MAPKQDPKPKFQEGERVLCFHGPLLYEAKCVKVAIKDKQVKYFIHYSGWNKNWDEWVPESRVLKYVDTNLQKQKELQKANQEQYAEGKMRGAAPGKKTSGLQQKNVEVKTKKNKQKTPGIGEGSSSSETPQPPRKKRARVDPTVESEETFMNRVEVKVKIPEELKPWLVDDWDLITRQKQLFYLPAKKNVDSILEDYANYKKSRGNTDNKEYAVNEVVAGIKEYFNVMLGTQLLYKFERPQYAEILADHPDAPMSQVYGAPHLLRLFVRIGAMLAYTPLDEKSLALLLNYLHDFLKKAGTESAWSELSWSNPEVSSHSVDVEVKASAEVLSAAEMER
- the MORF4L1 gene encoding mortality factor 4-like protein 1 isoform X4: MAPKQDPKPKFQEGERVLCFHGPLLYEAKCVKVAIKDKQVKYFIHYSGWNKNWDEWVPESRVLKYVDTNLQKQKELQKANQEQYAEGKMRGAAPGKKTSGLQQKNVEVKTKKNKQKTPGIGEGSSSSETPQPPRKKRARVDPTVESEETFMNRVEVKVKIPEELKPWLVDDWDLITRQKQLFYLPAKKNVDSILEDYANYKKSRGNTDNKEYAVNEVVAGIKEYFNVMLGTQLLYKFERPQYAEILADHPDAPMSQVYGAPHLLRLFVRIGAMLAYTPLDEKSLALLLNYLHDFLKYLAKNSSALFSASDYEVAPPEYHRKAV
- the MORF4L1 gene encoding mortality factor 4-like protein 1 isoform X2, with translation MAPKQDPKPKFQEGERVLCFHGPLLYEAKCVKVAIKDKQVKYFIHYSGWNKNWDEWVPESRVLKYVDTNLQKQKELQKANQEQYAEGKMRGAAPGKKTSGLQQKNVEVFFRRDGAHTVCCLETPTISTRKTKKNKQKTPGIGEGSSSSETPQPPRKKRARVDPTVESEETFMNRVEVKVKIPEELKPWLVDDWDLITRQKQLFYLPAKKNVDSILEDYANYKKSRGNTDNKEYAVNEVVAGIKEYFNVMLGTQLLYKFERPQYAEILADHPDAPMSQVYGAPHLLRLFVRIGAMLAYTPLDEKSLALLLNYLHDFLKYLAKNSSALFSASDYEVAPPEYHRKAV
- the MORF4L1 gene encoding mortality factor 4-like protein 1 isoform X1, which encodes MAPKQDPKPKFQEGERVLCFHGPLLYEAKCVKVAIKDKQVKYFIHYSGWNKNWDEWVPESRVLKYVDTNLQKQKELQKANQEQYAEGKMRGAAPGKKTSGLQQKNVEVFFRRDGAHTVCCLETPTISTRKTKKNKQKTPGIGEGSSSSETPQPPRKKRARVDPTVESEETFMNRVEVKVKIPEELKPWLVDDWDLITRQKQLFYLPAKKNVDSILEDYANYKKSRGNTDNKEYAVNEVVAGIKEYFNVMLGTQLLYKFERPQYAEILADHPDAPMSQVYGAPHLLRLFVRIGAMLAYTPLDEKSLALLLNYLHDFLKKAGTESAWSELSWSNPEVSSHSVDVEVKASAEVLSAAEMER